Proteins found in one Chlamydia pneumoniae TW-183 genomic segment:
- the truA gene encoding tRNA pseudouridine(38-40) synthase TruA: MTKVALLIAYQGTAYSGWQQQPNDLSIQEVIESSLKKITKTRTPLIASGRTDAGVHAYGQVAHFRAPDHPLFANANLTKKALNAILPKDIVIRDVALFDDNFHARYLAIAKEYRYSLSRLAKPLPWQRHFCYTPRHPFSTELMQEGANLLIGTHDFASFANHGRDYNSTVRTIYTLDIVDKGDSLSIICRGNGFLYKMVRNLVGALLDVGKGAYPPEHLLDILEQKNRREGPSAAPAYGLSLHHVCYSSPYNNFCCEQCSVSTSNEG; the protein is encoded by the coding sequence ATGACTAAAGTAGCTCTTCTTATTGCTTATCAAGGAACTGCCTATTCAGGCTGGCAACAACAACCGAATGACCTATCGATTCAGGAGGTTATTGAAAGTTCCCTAAAGAAAATTACTAAAACTCGCACTCCACTAATTGCCTCTGGGAGAACCGACGCAGGCGTCCATGCCTACGGGCAAGTGGCGCATTTCCGAGCTCCTGATCACCCTCTATTTGCAAACGCGAACCTTACAAAAAAAGCCCTCAATGCGATTCTCCCTAAAGATATTGTAATCAGAGATGTTGCTTTGTTTGATGATAATTTCCATGCACGCTATCTTGCCATTGCTAAAGAATATCGTTATTCCCTATCAAGACTTGCCAAACCTCTTCCCTGGCAGCGCCATTTCTGTTATACCCCTCGCCACCCTTTTTCTACAGAGCTCATGCAGGAAGGTGCGAACCTGCTTATAGGAACTCATGACTTTGCCTCTTTTGCAAATCATGGCAGGGACTATAACTCTACAGTACGAACGATCTATACCCTGGATATTGTAGATAAAGGAGATTCTCTCTCCATAATATGCAGAGGAAATGGCTTCCTTTATAAGATGGTACGGAATCTTGTAGGAGCCCTTTTAGATGTGGGGAAAGGAGCGTATCCACCTGAACATCTCCTAGATATCTTAGAACAGAAAAATCGTAGAGAAGGACCTTCGGCGGCTCCTGCCTACGGCCTTTCTTTACACCACGTATGCTATTCCTCTCCCTACAATAACTTCTGTTGTGAGCAATGCTCTGTTAGCACGTCAAACGAAGGATAA
- a CDS encoding HAD family hydrolase: MYLEDYDVFFFDLDGLLVDTEPCFYRAFLQACAEFSLEVHWDFSTYYSHTTLGTEIFSKKFIEQYPQAQEYMAEIFAKRLQIYYKSLEHAGPALMPGVEAFIELVLSLNKTFGVVTNSPRDATHTLRTMYPILNKFLFWVTRENYARPKPYGDSYDYAYRTFAREGMKVIGFEDSVKGLRALSKIPATLVCINSMAEITPEDYPELKGKEFFSYPSFDVLTEHCSQQKLL, translated from the coding sequence ATGTATTTAGAGGATTATGACGTTTTCTTTTTTGATTTAGATGGTTTGCTTGTAGATACAGAACCTTGTTTTTATCGTGCATTTTTACAAGCCTGTGCTGAATTTTCTTTAGAAGTGCATTGGGATTTTTCTACCTATTATAGTCATACTACCTTAGGAACAGAAATTTTTAGCAAAAAGTTTATAGAACAATATCCCCAAGCACAAGAGTACATGGCGGAGATCTTTGCAAAACGACTGCAGATTTACTACAAGTCCTTAGAACACGCAGGTCCTGCTCTGATGCCTGGAGTCGAAGCTTTCATCGAGCTTGTCTTGTCTTTGAATAAAACATTTGGAGTTGTAACTAACTCTCCAAGAGATGCCACGCACACACTACGTACTATGTATCCAATTTTAAATAAATTTTTGTTCTGGGTCACCCGAGAAAATTATGCACGCCCTAAGCCTTACGGAGATAGTTATGACTACGCGTATCGGACGTTTGCTCGTGAAGGAATGAAAGTTATAGGATTTGAAGATTCTGTGAAGGGGCTTCGGGCGCTCTCCAAGATTCCAGCAACTTTAGTATGTATCAATTCGATGGCGGAGATCACCCCTGAAGATTACCCTGAACTTAAAGGCAAAGAATTTTTCTCTTATCCTTCGTTTGACGTGCTAACAGAGCATTGCTCACAACAGAAGTTATTGTAG